Proteins encoded together in one Pseudomonas sp. TCU-HL1 window:
- a CDS encoding carboxymuconolactone decarboxylase family protein encodes MNEERKSGVQVRREVMGDAFVDRALDNATEFTQPLQDFVNEHAWGGVWNREGLPRKTRSLITLAALTALKCPQELKGHVRGALNNGCTVEEIREALLHCAVYAGVPAAIDAFRAAQEVIDDYQKA; translated from the coding sequence ATGAATGAAGAACGAAAGTCCGGCGTGCAGGTACGCCGCGAGGTCATGGGAGATGCCTTCGTCGACCGCGCCTTGGACAATGCCACCGAGTTCACCCAACCGCTGCAGGACTTCGTCAATGAGCATGCCTGGGGCGGCGTATGGAACCGCGAGGGATTGCCGCGCAAGACCCGCAGCCTGATCACCCTCGCCGCCCTTACCGCACTGAAATGCCCTCAAGAGTTGAAAGGCCACGTACGGGGTGCACTGAACAACGGTTGCACAGTGGAAGAAATCCGCGAAGCCCTGCTGCATTGCGCCGTCTACGCCGGTGTTCCCGCCGCCATCGACGCCTTTCGCGCCGCCCAGGAAGTCATCGACGACTACCAGAAGGCCTGA